A window of the Candidatus Goldiibacteriota bacterium HGW-Goldbacteria-1 genome harbors these coding sequences:
- a CDS encoding two-component system response regulator, with protein MSEKLRIMVVDDEPDIVKIVKISFELANYEVIECNSGEECLEKLKTEKKPDIILLDIMMPGLSGYETCVEIRKNPLFKGTKIVMLTAKGQKGDAEEGLQSGADDYIIKPFDPYELIEQVKEILDRK; from the coding sequence ATGTCTGAAAAATTAAGGATTATGGTGGTTGATGACGAACCGGATATAGTTAAAATTGTAAAGATATCTTTTGAACTTGCCAATTATGAAGTGATTGAATGCAACAGCGGCGAAGAATGCCTTGAAAAACTGAAAACGGAAAAGAAACCGGACATTATACTTCTTGACATCATGATGCCGGGATTAAGCGGATATGAAACATGCGTGGAAATAAGAAAAAACCCGCTTTTTAAGGGTACAAAAATAGTGATGCTTACCGCCAAAGGCCAAAAAGGCGACGCCGAAGAGGGGCTGCAGTCAGGCGCCGATGATTACATAATAAAACCTTTTGACCCTTATGAACTTATTGAACAGGTTAAGGAAATTCTTGACAGGAAATGA
- a CDS encoding 30S ribosomal protein S15: MAIVKERKQELIGNYKVHDTDTGSPEVQVAILTEKINYLTEHLKKHSKDLHSRHGLLKMVNRRRRLLDYLKSKSYDRYKILIKKLDIRK, from the coding sequence ATGGCTATCGTAAAAGAAAGAAAACAGGAATTGATTGGAAACTACAAGGTTCATGACACAGACACAGGTTCTCCGGAAGTTCAGGTGGCAATTCTCACGGAAAAGATCAACTATCTCACGGAACATCTTAAAAAACACTCTAAAGACCTTCATTCAAGGCATGGGCTTCTTAAGATGGTTAACAGAAGAAGAAGGCTTCTTGATTATTTAAAGAGCAAGAGCTATGACAGGTACAAAATCCTGATCAAAAAATTAGACATAAGAAAGTAG
- the pnp gene encoding polyribonucleotide nucleotidyltransferase, producing the protein MANYITREVEIAGKKISFETGRMAKQAGGAVVVRTGDTMVLVTVVAAKDPKPNADFFPLTVEYREKFYAAGKIPGGFFKREGKPREKEILSSRIIDRPIRPLFPEGFFYEVQIIATVISADKQNDSDLLGLIGASAALDISDIPFDGPVSAVRVGRIDGKFVVNPTMDEQLESDLNITVAGTIDAITMVEGETNVVSEADLVSALGLAHENIKKLCQFMIEFKKECGKPKREVILKVIPADFKAKVESLAKSKMQEAMKIADKIKRYDAIADAKKAALEAITAETPEKELGEKISEAKMVLEEIEAGIIRNQIANDSIRPDGRKFDEIREITCEIDILPRTHGSAIFTRGQTQALVVTTLGAEDDAQRLDELEGDFTKSYMLQYNFPPFSVGEARMLRGVGRREVGHGNLAERALKAVMPSKEDFPYTVQVVSDILESNGSSSMATVCGGSLSLMAAGVPIKKHVAGIAMGLIKQGDKFIVLTDIQGAEDHFGDMDFKVAGTEDGVTAIQMDIKIKGVTLEILTQALEQAKKARLFLIKEKMEKSISAHKEEMSPFAPKIGTININKERIKDLIGPGGKNIKRIVEETGAKIDVEQDGKVRIFAQDEEIMQHTMSMIKELTQEAEVGAIYNGTVIKIMNFGAFIEILPGVEGLCHVSNISKDRVANVTDVLTEGQKVVVLVKDVDSKTGKIALSMKDVEQPAK; encoded by the coding sequence ATGGCGAATTATATAACCAGGGAAGTGGAAATAGCAGGAAAGAAAATATCGTTTGAAACCGGCAGGATGGCAAAACAGGCCGGCGGAGCGGTTGTTGTAAGGACAGGCGACACAATGGTTCTTGTTACGGTTGTTGCGGCAAAAGACCCAAAACCAAACGCGGATTTTTTTCCGCTTACGGTTGAATACAGGGAAAAGTTTTACGCGGCCGGGAAAATACCGGGCGGGTTTTTTAAAAGGGAAGGCAAACCAAGAGAAAAAGAAATCCTTTCATCAAGGATAATTGACAGGCCCATAAGGCCGCTTTTTCCGGAAGGTTTTTTCTATGAAGTCCAGATAATAGCCACGGTTATATCTGCTGACAAGCAGAATGACTCTGATTTGCTGGGACTTATAGGCGCGTCAGCGGCGCTGGATATTTCCGATATTCCTTTTGACGGCCCTGTAAGCGCGGTAAGGGTTGGAAGGATAGACGGCAAGTTTGTGGTAAACCCGACAATGGACGAACAGCTTGAAAGCGACTTAAATATTACGGTTGCCGGAACAATTGACGCTATCACAATGGTAGAAGGCGAAACCAATGTTGTAAGCGAAGCGGACTTAGTTTCAGCGCTTGGGCTTGCCCATGAAAACATCAAAAAACTCTGTCAGTTTATGATAGAGTTCAAAAAAGAATGCGGAAAGCCAAAAAGGGAAGTTATCCTTAAGGTAATTCCCGCGGATTTTAAAGCTAAAGTGGAAAGCCTTGCAAAGTCTAAAATGCAGGAAGCCATGAAGATAGCTGATAAAATTAAACGTTATGACGCAATTGCCGATGCAAAAAAAGCCGCGCTTGAAGCGATAACAGCAGAGACACCGGAAAAAGAACTGGGCGAAAAAATATCAGAAGCCAAAATGGTGCTGGAAGAAATTGAAGCCGGTATTATCAGAAACCAGATAGCCAATGACAGCATAAGGCCGGACGGACGTAAGTTTGATGAAATAAGGGAAATCACATGTGAAATTGACATTCTTCCAAGGACGCACGGTTCTGCTATCTTTACAAGGGGCCAGACACAGGCGCTTGTAGTTACAACCCTTGGCGCGGAAGATGACGCGCAGAGGCTTGACGAACTTGAAGGTGATTTTACAAAGTCATATATGCTTCAGTACAATTTCCCGCCGTTTTCCGTGGGCGAAGCAAGGATGTTAAGGGGCGTTGGCCGCAGGGAAGTAGGGCACGGCAACCTGGCAGAACGCGCGTTAAAAGCGGTTATGCCTTCCAAAGAAGACTTTCCTTACACAGTACAGGTGGTATCTGACATACTTGAATCAAACGGTTCATCATCAATGGCAACAGTTTGCGGCGGTTCGCTTTCGCTTATGGCGGCAGGCGTTCCAATAAAGAAACATGTGGCCGGTATTGCCATGGGGCTTATAAAGCAGGGCGATAAATTTATAGTGCTAACCGATATTCAGGGAGCCGAAGACCACTTTGGCGACATGGATTTTAAAGTGGCAGGAACAGAAGACGGCGTTACAGCAATTCAGATGGATATAAAGATAAAGGGCGTTACGCTGGAAATTCTGACACAGGCGCTTGAACAGGCAAAGAAAGCAAGGCTTTTTCTTATTAAAGAAAAGATGGAAAAATCCATAAGCGCGCATAAAGAGGAAATGTCGCCTTTTGCGCCGAAGATAGGCACGATAAATATTAATAAAGAAAGAATTAAGGATTTAATCGGGCCGGGCGGAAAGAATATTAAGAGGATTGTTGAAGAGACAGGCGCGAAAATTGATGTGGAACAGGACGGCAAAGTAAGGATATTCGCGCAGGATGAAGAGATAATGCAGCATACAATGAGCATGATTAAAGAACTTACCCAGGAAGCCGAAGTGGGCGCCATATACAACGGAACGGTAATCAAGATAATGAACTTTGGCGCGTTCATTGAGATTCTTCCCGGTGTTGAAGGGCTCTGCCATGTCAGCAACATATCCAAAGACAGGGTGGCAAATGTGACAGACGTGCTTACAGAAGGGCAGAAAGTGGTTGTGCTTGTAAAAGACGTTGATTCTAAGACCGGAAAGATCGCCCTTAGCATGAAGGACGTAGAGCAGCCGGCAAAATAA